The Mercenaria mercenaria strain notata chromosome 10, MADL_Memer_1, whole genome shotgun sequence genome contains a region encoding:
- the LOC123561055 gene encoding homeobox protein GBX-1-like — MNHRGSNSFSIDSLISSPFSSRYGSMMYNSGYVFMPPASTTVLPYAHTPYGFPLTSRSTYPGHFHSAFSSSVMENYRQADLPLSTFNEYAHKPKKLVQESPPVSDNDEEEDGSHPKDLRLTTNCQKDEDREMQDENDDDVMSDSSITDEPMLEPTNENEDERSNPKSDEEEDSANKSINQLKSNQTSDNTGKVTLPSGKTRRRRTAFTSEQLLELEKEFHSKKYLSLTERSQIAHALKLSEVQVKIWFQNRRAKWKRVKAGLVHGRTTSDNINKPKIVVPIPVHVNRIAIRSQHQQYEKTVRSSSFH; from the exons ATGAATCACCGAGGGTCTAATTCGTTTTCAATCGACTCATTAATATCTTCACCGTTTTCATCTAGATACGGTTCTATGATGTACAACAGTGGTTACGTTTTCATGCCGCCGGCTTCTACGACGGTGCTACCGTACGCTCATACGCCTTATGGCTTCCCTTTAACGTCACGTTCAACGTATCCTGGACATTTTCACAGCGCATTTAGTAGTTCCGTAATGGAAAATTACAGACAAGCGGACCTTCCACTTTCAACTTTTAACGAATACGCTCATAAGCCAAAGAAATTAGTTCAGGAGAGTCCCCCAGTGTCCGACAACGACGAGGAGGAGGATGGTTCCCATCCAAAGGATTTAAGACTGACAACAAATTGTCAGAAAGATGAAGATCGTGAGATGCAAGACGAAAATGATGATGACGTCATGAGTGACAGTTCAATAACAG ACGAGCCAATGCTGGAACCAACCAATGAAAATGAAGATGAACGGTCAAACCCAAAGTCAGACGAAGAAGAAGATAGTGCTAATAAAAGTATCAATCAGTTGAAATCAAACCAAACCAGTGACAATACCGGAAAAGTAACGCTTCCGTCCGGTAAAACTCGACGGCGGCGTACGGCCTTTACATCTGAACAACTTTTAGAACTAGAAAAGGAATTCCATAGTAAAAAGTATTTATCACTAACGGAACGTTCACAGATTGCACATGCGTTAAAATTAAGCGAAGTTCAAGTGAAAATTTGGTTTCAAAATAGAAGAGCAAAATGGAAGAGAGTAAAAGCCGGACTTGTACACGGAAGGACAACATCAGATAATATTAATAAACCAAAAATTGTTGTCCCAATACCCGTGCATGTGAATAGAATAGCCATACGAAGTCAGCATCAGCAGTACGAGAAAACTGTGCGAAGCTCGTcgtttcactga